The genomic region CCTCCGGCCGATGGCATAGTGAGAAAACTTTGCATAGTTATGCCTGTTTTTCTTGCCTTGCAATATTTCGTCCAGATATCGGTCCGTGGCGATCGCCACCAGGTAGGAGACGGAAAACCTGCCAAGCTTCCTGAAATCCGCAACAAGCTCATTCTCCGCCTCCCTAAAAGAAATCGGAAAACAATGCCAAAGCTTCCGGGGGTCGCGCGGCTGGTACCTCACCAGGGTAAAGCCTCCCTGGAAGTGATCGAAATCGCCCCGTATGCGGTTAAGCAGTATAATCACGACCTCGCGTTGGGATTTTCCAAGCCGGACGGCGGCGATGCCTATTTTGAAGAAGATGTCGTTTCTCATGTTGATGCTCGTTCGCAGCATTCCGTATCCTCCGGGAAAAACGTGGAGCGTATGAAATGAATACGAAGGCGGGTCGGAAAATCGGAACATTTTCTCGGATTTTCAATGCAAAACGTCCGGAATTTGATTCACACCTGATGACCGCGGTTGGCCCCATGGTCAATAGTGATTGACAATCCCCGCCGGGTGGGCCTACCTTCTCGTACCGAACACCTAACCATTTCAGACGAGGCCCCGAATGAAATACCTGCTGCTGCCGTTCATGCTCATCATCGCGGGATCGGCGCTGCCGGCCCAGCCCAAATCAAATTCCAAGCCGGAGCCCAAACCCGCTGTCCAGTGGGCGATCGAGCCCCAGTTCAAATACGTGAATGATTTCAGCCAGGGGACGGCGGCGGTCCAGTCGGGCGAAACCTGGGGCTATATCAACACCGCGGGCGCTATGGTGATCGCGCCGCGCTTCTACGAGGCGCATCCCTTTTACGAGGGACTCGCGGTGTTCGCACAGGATTCCTCGACATACGGCTATATCGACGCGACGGGCGCGGTCGTCATCCCGGCGCGGTTCAGGAGCGCCGCGCGCTTTTCCGACGGCGTCGCCTTCGTGGTGGGGGACGACGGCTGGCCCTGCTACATCAACCGCTACGGGCAGACGGTGCTGACCAACCGGAACGCGGCCGGCGAAACGGTGTGGGACTACGGGTTCGAATTCGCGAACGGCATCGCGCCGGTGAGCTCGGGCGGATCCTACGACGCCGCGCTGCAAATGACGGGCGGGATCTATTTCTTCACAACAAAATTCAATACGTATCCATTTTTCACGGGCTTCTACGACGATGCCCTCCCTTTTTCGGACGGGCTTGCGCCGGTTTTGAAGGGAGGTTTCTGGGGCTGCATAAACGCGCAGGGGAAGGTCGTCGTCGAGCATAAGTTCGAGGAAATCCGCGGGTAT from Spirochaetota bacterium harbors:
- a CDS encoding WG repeat-containing protein gives rise to the protein MKYLLLPFMLIIAGSALPAQPKSNSKPEPKPAVQWAIEPQFKYVNDFSQGTAAVQSGETWGYINTAGAMVIAPRFYEAHPFYEGLAVFAQDSSTYGYIDATGAVVIPARFRSAARFSDGVAFVVGDDGWPCYINRYGQTVLTNRNAAGETVWDYGFEFANGIAPVSSGGSYDAALQMTGGIYFFTTKFNTYPFFTGFYDDALPFSDGLAPVLKGGFWGCINAQGKVVVEHKFEEIRGYAGGYTVASLKSGDAVRWAILDAKGTIALELPRDREPWGGVHEGTVAIKVPGGKTGVVNLKGEWIVEPLFADISAFHEGLAAASLDGQTYGFIRVPVKK